CCGAGAGCCGGGGGGCCGAGCCCGTGCCGCCGGGGCCACCGGGGCCGCCCTGCGGACCGGGGCCCGAGGGCGTGTTCCGGACGCCCGGGACCGTGAGGCCGGGACGACCCTGGCCGATGGGGCTTCCGGGACCCGGGTTACCGGCCCCGGAGCCGGACGGGAAGCTGGCGGTGCCGGCCGTGGGTCCGGTCGTGGAACCGGCCGGGCCGGAGGCGCGTACCCCGGACTCCGGCGTGGGCCGGCCCGAGTCGGCGAGGTCCGCGTCGATGCTGTCCAGGGCGCTCCGGCCGGCCGGCGGACCGGCGGGGAAGCCGGACTGCGGGGCGTCGGAGAAGTACGGCGACTCGGCGCGCGGGCCGCCCGGCGTGTCCGAACCCGTCGGGCCCGGGCCCGCCGCGCTTCCCCCGGAAGGAGCACCGACGGGACCGCTCGGGCCGTCCAGCACCGACGGGGCGGCCGGCGCCTTGCGCGGGGCGAACCAGTCGCTGGTGGGCTTCTCCTTGGCGGGCGGCTCGGCCGGCGTCCCCTCGGGGTCACCGCCGTCACGGGCCTCCGCGGCCGGCTCGCCGGACGGCTGCCCCGGGGCGGGGGTGCCCGCTCCGGGAAGCGGCGTGACGGCCGTGCGCTCGGGGTCGGGGGCGCTGTCGCCCTCCGCCATGGGCGTACGCATCACGACGGGTGGGATCGGCCGCGACCCGGGGATGTTGATCCGGATGCGCGTCGTCAGGGTCGTCTCGGTCCTGGGCTCGTCGGACCGTGACGACCGGGGGGAATCCGGGGTGGGCTCGGGTGCGGGTTCCGCGCCGTCCTGCGTCGGGTGCAACGACGGGTACTGGCGTGATCCGTACGGCGGCGTGCCCGAGGGGTAGGCGGCACCACCGCGCCCCTGGGGCCCGGAGGACGAACTGTCAGTTTCACGACTCAAAGCAGGTTCTCCCGATTGGCTCCGCCGCCCGTACTTCCCCCATGCCGCAGGCCAGGGGACGGCTCGGCGCGCGCACCACCATACTGGCCGCCGCGCACGGGCGTTTCACGCCCGGTGGAAACCTCCACCGGCACCTCACACCGGTGAACGCCCACGAGCTGCCGCTCAAGGCGTGTCACCGGCCTGAACGTTCCTGGTCGTTGGCCGAAATCGACCCCCCGGCGAAGGTGGCGCAGATCACAGCGACCACCATCCCTCCGAGGACGAAGAGGGCCAGGGCGATCTCGTCGCCGCCTCCGAAGAAGAAGTCGCCCTCCGGGCGTCCGTTCAGCACCACGACCACCGCGATCAGCCAGCCGGCGGCGGGCACGAAGGCGCCGAGCTGCGTACGGGTGAGGACGCGACCGGCGTAGAAGACGCCCGCCGCGCCGGCCAGCGCCAGCAGCAGGCCGCCGGGGAACCAGGCCGCCTGGACCAGCGCACCGGCCACCGCGACCAGCGCCCCGAGAACCGCGAGGGCGATGTAGGCGCCGATCCGGCGGGGGTTGAGCGGGGCCGCCATCCCGGTGGGCTCGGGCGCCCGGGGCGGGGCGTTGGTGCGCGGGGCGCGGGCCTCGGCGCGGGCCCGGTCCTTCCTGCCGCTCATGACCGGGCCCCCGTGCCGGTGCCGGCCTCGGGCAGGCCCGCGAAGAGATCGCTCTCGCGCTCCCCGCCACCTCCGGGGGCGCCGTGGACCAGTTGGTAGTACTCGGTGGTGAAGAGCGGCTGGCCCTTGTCGTTGGAGAGGGCGAACCAGGGGCCGTGCACGGCGACCTGGGTGGCGTGCGCCCGCATGGCCGCCGCCTTCGCCTCCGCGTACGCCGAACCGTCGATCTCCGTGGTGATCACGGACTCATCGGTCACGCCGGGCACGTCGTCGATGTCGGCGATCTCCGCGAACACCCCGGGCGCCTCGGCCCGGAGCCGGGCGAACGCCTCGTCGGCCACCGGGCGGGGCGTCCGGTTCCAGTAGATCTTCGCGACGGCGTGCGGAGCGCCGGAACCGCCCGTGTACCCGGGGTCGGCGGCGAGTTCGGCCGCCCGGGTCGCCACCCGGTGCGCCTGGACGTGGTCGGGGTGGCCGTATCCGCCGTCGGGGTCGTACGTCACCAGGACCTGCGGACGGATCTCGCGGATGACCTCCACCAACGGGGCCGCCGCGTCGTCCACGGCGGCGTCCCAGAAGGCGCCGGGCCGGTGGTTCTGCTCGGTGCCCATCATCCCGGAGTCGCGGTACCTGCCCAAAGCGCCCAGGAAGCGGTGGTCGGTGACCCCCAGTTCCTTCATGGCGGCGGCGAGTTCACCCACGCGGTACGGCCCCAGCGCGTCGTCCCGGTCGGCCGCGAGGTGCGCCAGCGACGGCGGGATGACCTCGCCCTCCTCGCCCAGGGTGCAGGTCACCAGCGTGACGTGGGCGCCCTCGTGGACGTACTTGGCCATGGTGGCGCCGTTGTTGATCGACTCGTCGTCGGGGTGCGCGTGCACCAGGAGCAGACGGCGGGCGGGAAGGTCCTTCATGAGGACCACCCTACGAGCCCGGCTCCCCCTCGGGGACGTCGGCGTCCTCCGTTCACACGTCCGGGGACCGGACGGTACGGCGCCCCACGCGCGCGAGAGGGCCCTCACGCGCGCGTGGGAGCCCTCGTACGCACGCCGGGCGGCCGAGTCCCGGCACGGCCCGGCGGGCCGTCAGAACTTGATGCTGCCGATCATGCCCGCGACGTTCGACGTGAGGTCCGCGATCGTCGGGGCGATGGAAGAACTCGCCAGATAGAACCCGAGCAGCATGCAGATCGCCGCGTGTCCGCCCTTGAGTCCGGATTTCCGGATCAGCAGGAAGACGACGATCGCCAGCAGCACTACCGCCGAAATCGAGAGTGCCACGGCGGTTCACCTCCATCAGTACGGTCGCGACGGAACATCGGGACAGATCAAACACATCGGGTCTGAACGGACAGCAGTCGGGCAGCAACGAAGAGCCCAGCAGGTTCCTACCCACCGAGCGCTACGGATCATAACTATCCGTGCCAGGGCATTGTCCGGGTCACGGCAGCACGAGGGGGCGCACGGACGACCGCCCCCGGGCTAGGTTTCGGCTCATGACCTCGCAGAAGCTGTCTTTTCCCCGTCAGCACGCCCGGACCCAACGATTCACCCGGGGAGCGCCCCGGGCCTTCTCCGTCTCACCTGACGGGACGCGGGTGGTCTTCCTGCGTTCCACCTCGGGCACGGATCCGGTCAACCGGCTCTGGGTACTTGACCCTTCCACCGGCCAGGAGCGCCTCGCCGCCGACCCCGAGGCGCTGCTGGGCGGTTCGGCGGAGAAGCTCTCGCCCCAGGAGCGGGCACGGCGCGAACGCGCACGTGAGGGCAGCTCCGGCATCGTCGGGTACGCGCTGGACGGCGAGGCGGAGTTGGCCGCCTTCGCGCTCTCCGGCAAGGTGTACGTGGCCGAATTGCGTGCGGGCACGGCACGCGCGCTGCCGGTCCCCGGACCGGTCATCGACCCCCGGCCCTCCCCCGACGGGCGGCACGTCGCCTACGTCGCACGGGGTGCGCTGCGGGTGGTCGGCGCGGACGGCACCGACGACCGGGCGGTGGCCGAACCGGAGGGGGAGCACCTCACCTACGGGCTCGCGGAGTTCATCGCGCAGGAGGAGATGGGCCGCGACCGGGGCTTCTGGTGGTCGCCGGATTCGGACCGGCTGCTGGTGGCCCGGGTGGACGACAGCCCGGTCCGGCGTTGGTGGATCGCCGATCCCGCGCACCCCGAACGCAAGCCGGCCGAGGTCGCCTACCCGGCGGCCGGGACGCCCAACGCCGAGGTGCGGCTCTTCGTCATGGACCTCGCCGGCGGGCGCACCGAGGTGGTGTGGGACCGGGCGCGTTACCCGTATCTGGCCCGGGTGCACTGGTCGTCGGCGGGTGCGCCGCTGCTGCTGGTGCAGGCGCGCGACCAGCGCGGTCAGCGGTATCTGGCGGTGGACCCGGCGACCGGGGCGACCCGGACCGTGCACGCGGAAGAGGACCCGGCGTGGCTTGATCTTTTCGGTGGGGTGCCCGCCTGGACGCCGGACGGGCGGCTCGTGCGGATCGCGGACGAGGGCGGGGCGCGGGTCCTGCACGTGGGCGACCGGGCCCTGACGGGGGCGCGGTTGCACCTCCAGGCGGTGCTCGACGTCGGGGAGTCGGACGTCCTGGTGCTGGCGGTGGCGGGCGAGGAGGCCGCCGCGCCGGAGATCGGCGAGTGCCATGTGTACCGGGTGAACGAACTGGGCGTCGAACGGATGTCGGAGGGGGTGGGTGTCCACTCGGCGGTCCGCTCCGGCCCTCTCACGGTGCTGCTCTCCACCTCCCTGGAGCGCTCCGGCGCGACCGCCCGCGTCCTGCGGGACGGCAAGCAGGTCGCCCAGGTGGCGAACCACGCCCAGGAACCCGGGCTGCAGCCCCGGCTCACCCTCACCGAGGGGGGCGCGCGGCGCATCCCGTGCGCCGTACTGCTGCCCACCGGCTACCAGGAGTCGGACGGTCCGCTTCCGGTGCTGATGGACCCGTACGGCGGCCCGCACGGCCGCCGGGTGGTCGCCGCGTACAACGCCCACCTCACCTCCCAGTGGTTCGCCGACCAGGGCTTCGCGGTGGTGGTCGCGGACGGCCGGGGTGCCCCGGGCCGCTCCCCCGCCTGGGAGAAGGCCGTGCTCGACAACCTGGTACTCACCCTGGACGACCAGGTGGAGGCCCTGCACGCGCTGGCCGGGGACTTCCCGCTGGACCTGTCGAAGGTGGCGATGCGCGGCTGGTCGTACGGCGGCTTCCTCGCGGGCCTCGCGGTGCTGCGGCGCCCGGACGTGTTCCACGCGGCCGTCGTGGGCGCCCCGGTCACCGACCAGCGCCTCTACGACACCCACTACATGGAGCGGTACCTCGGCGACCCCGCCGCGCAGCCCGAGGTGTACGCGCGCAACTCGCTGGTGACCGACGGCGGACTGTCCGAACCGGCGGACACCGTACGGCCGATGATGATCGTGCACGGCCTGGCCGACGACAACGTGGTGGTCGCGCACTCGCTGCGGCTCTCCTCCGCGCTGCTGGCGGCGGGCCGCCCGCACGAGGTGCTGCCGCTCAGCGGGGTGACGCACATGACCCCGCAGGAGGAGGTCGCGGAGAACCTGCTGCTGCTCCAGGTGGACTTCCTCAAGCGGTCCCTGGGCCTGCCGTCGACGCCGGCCGGCGCGACGGACTGACCCGGGGTTCCGGGCTCACCGGCCGGGCGGCGGTGACGAGGGCGGCGGCGGACCGAAGCCGCCGCCCCCGCCGGGCCCGGGGCCCTGGCCGGGGCCCGGACCGGAGCCCTGCGCCGGGTCCCGTCCGGAGTCCTGGCCGGGGCCGTACCCGGCGGGCGGGTAGCCGTAGCCGGGCGTGCCCGGGTACCCGGAGCCGGAGGCCGACGACGGGTACGGGTAGCCGTAGCCGGGTGCCCGGCCGGGCGGCCCGAGGGGCGGGTAGCCGTACCCCGGGGCACCCGGCCCCCAGCCCTCTCCCGGTCCGCCCCCGGCGGCGGGACGCCCCCGGCGGACGGTCGCCAGCAGCGCGACGACACCCGCGAGGGCGAGGAACACCCAGGACATCATGCTCAGTTGGCCTTCGATCCCCGCGTCGGTGAACATCCCGAACAGGTGCAGCCGGACACCGCGGACGATGCTCATGCCGCCGGAGAACAGCAGGAAAGCCGCGGCGATGCCCGCGAACGGCCGGGAGTGCACGGCGTGCGCGAGTGCCGCGGCCCCGGCGAACAGGGCGAGCAGCGCCACCGCCACGGTGGACCAGCCGGCCGGCGCGTCGTACAGCGGGGCGCTGATCGCGTGCCCGCCGAAGTACCAGGCGGGGTAGACCTCGGCCGGGTAGACGGAGTACTGCCGGATCTCCCACGCGATCACCACCACCCCGGAGATCCCGAGCGCGAGGAACGCCACGACCGCGGCCCCCGTGGTGGGCCGGGTCGGCGCGGGCAACCCCACCTCCACGGCGGGCCGCCGGCCGACCGCCGCGGTCACGATCATCGCGACCGAGACCGCCAGGGTGACGAGGGTGAAGATCAGCGCGCGGACGCGGAGTTCGTCGGAGTACCGGCCCGCCATCCACGAGGCGGTGGTGATCCAGACGCCGGGAAGCCGGAGCAGCAGCGTCGTCGTGCCGGTGGCGACCAGCGCGGCGGCCGCGACCGGCGACCGGGGCACGACGAAGGCGGTGACGACCTGGACGAGCAGGAGGACCAGGGTGCCGCCGGTCGTGGTGGGCATTCCGGCGGGGAAGGCCTCGGGCAGCCCCGACCACATGTCCCAGAGGGGGCCGGGACCGTGGAGGACCCGCAGGTCCCGGACGATCCAGCCGGCGGTGATCAGTGCGAGCACGGCGCTGAGAGCCGTACCGGTGATGCGGGCTCCCCGTGTGAGTGTCACGCGGCGATACTCCACTGCCCGGGTTCAGCCGACAAGGGGTCCGCTCAAGTCCGGAACGGGAAACCGGCCGGGACGACGTGACGTCGTCCCGGCCGGTCCACGGCACCCGCACGGCCGTACGCTGTACATGGTGCGCGGTCCGTATATCGGTGTGGCGACAACCGAGTTGCCTCGCTGTTAACGATGTTCCGCCGGGCGCCGGAGCACCGGAGGACGGCGCCACTTCCGGTGCACGCCCTACAGC
The DNA window shown above is from Streptomyces sp. NBC_00247 and carries:
- a CDS encoding DUF6113 family protein, which translates into the protein MSGRKDRARAEARAPRTNAPPRAPEPTGMAAPLNPRRIGAYIALAVLGALVAVAGALVQAAWFPGGLLLALAGAAGVFYAGRVLTRTQLGAFVPAAGWLIAVVVVLNGRPEGDFFFGGGDEIALALFVLGGMVVAVICATFAGGSISANDQERSGR
- the mshB gene encoding N-acetyl-1-D-myo-inositol-2-amino-2-deoxy-alpha-D-glucopyranoside deacetylase, which produces MKDLPARRLLLVHAHPDDESINNGATMAKYVHEGAHVTLVTCTLGEEGEVIPPSLAHLAADRDDALGPYRVGELAAAMKELGVTDHRFLGALGRYRDSGMMGTEQNHRPGAFWDAAVDDAAAPLVEVIREIRPQVLVTYDPDGGYGHPDHVQAHRVATRAAELAADPGYTGGSGAPHAVAKIYWNRTPRPVADEAFARLRAEAPGVFAEIADIDDVPGVTDESVITTEIDGSAYAEAKAAAMRAHATQVAVHGPWFALSNDKGQPLFTTEYYQLVHGAPGGGGERESDLFAGLPEAGTGTGARS
- a CDS encoding S9 family peptidase is translated as MTSQKLSFPRQHARTQRFTRGAPRAFSVSPDGTRVVFLRSTSGTDPVNRLWVLDPSTGQERLAADPEALLGGSAEKLSPQERARRERAREGSSGIVGYALDGEAELAAFALSGKVYVAELRAGTARALPVPGPVIDPRPSPDGRHVAYVARGALRVVGADGTDDRAVAEPEGEHLTYGLAEFIAQEEMGRDRGFWWSPDSDRLLVARVDDSPVRRWWIADPAHPERKPAEVAYPAAGTPNAEVRLFVMDLAGGRTEVVWDRARYPYLARVHWSSAGAPLLLVQARDQRGQRYLAVDPATGATRTVHAEEDPAWLDLFGGVPAWTPDGRLVRIADEGGARVLHVGDRALTGARLHLQAVLDVGESDVLVLAVAGEEAAAPEIGECHVYRVNELGVERMSEGVGVHSAVRSGPLTVLLSTSLERSGATARVLRDGKQVAQVANHAQEPGLQPRLTLTEGGARRIPCAVLLPTGYQESDGPLPVLMDPYGGPHGRRVVAAYNAHLTSQWFADQGFAVVVADGRGAPGRSPAWEKAVLDNLVLTLDDQVEALHALAGDFPLDLSKVAMRGWSYGGFLAGLAVLRRPDVFHAAVVGAPVTDQRLYDTHYMERYLGDPAAQPEVYARNSLVTDGGLSEPADTVRPMMIVHGLADDNVVVAHSLRLSSALLAAGRPHEVLPLSGVTHMTPQEEVAENLLLLQVDFLKRSLGLPSTPAGATD